A DNA window from Phyllostomus discolor isolate MPI-MPIP mPhyDis1 chromosome X, mPhyDis1.pri.v3, whole genome shotgun sequence contains the following coding sequences:
- the HSFX3 gene encoding LOW QUALITY PROTEIN: heat shock transcription factor, X-linked member 3 (The sequence of the model RefSeq protein was modified relative to this genomic sequence to represent the inferred CDS: substituted 2 bases at 2 genomic stop codons) — protein sequence MDKTKACKFEGGSQEDPSEDRAPPIRVQADRCWDPNVDLREGLEGHRDQAQSEDPSSQDNLQPQNPNQIAANKEGNIFLGLSFPRKLWRIVEDDTFMSVQXNKNGDAVIIEENIFQREVLCLRDTEKIFESDSLKSFICLINLNGFSXIRPSDSSVHAPENSRLMIYHNSNFQGHKPWIIEKIKRGEKASKTQKKALSAQRSGGTQSFKFSGLRSTTSAMIVPFPSEPGGPSGEGTSWNVMFVPTAPSRTDGTGELPTSHLNYPLYDSVMSFYNTCYFILMPALSVMAPPTYPNKDKEEEGS from the exons atggataaaaccaaagcaTGTAagtttgagggtggaag CCAAGAAGACCCATCAGAGGACAGAGCACCACCAATAAGGGTCCAAGCTGATAGATGCTGGGATCCAAATGTGGATCTAAGGGAGGGTTTGGAGGGGCACAGGGACCAAGCCCAGAGTGAAGATCCAAGTTCCCAAGACAACCTGCAACCACAGAACCCAAACCAAATTGCTGCaaacaaagaaggaaacatttttcttggGTTGTCCTTCCCAAGGAAGCTTTGGAGGATAGTGGAGGATGACACCTTCATGTCTGTGCAGTAGAATAAAAATGGAGACGCTGTTatcattgaagaaaatattttccagaggGAGGTTCTTTGCCTCAGGGATACAGAGAAAATCTTCGAATCAGACAGCTTGAAGAGTTTCATCTGTCTGATTAACCTCAATGGGTTCAGCTAGATACGCCCAAGTGACTCTTCAGTTCATGCTCCAGAAAACAGCAGATTAATG ATCTACCACAATTCCAACTTTCAGGGACACAAACCCTGGATCATTGAGAAAATCAAGAGAGGAG agaAGGCATCAAAAACCCAGAAGAAAGCCCTGAGTGCTCAGCGATCAGGTGGCACCCAGTCATTCAAGTTCTCAGGGCTGCGGTCTACAACCAGTGCCATGATAGTCCCTTTCCCAAGTGAGCCAGGTGGCCCAAGTGGGGAGGGAACATCTTGGAATGTCATGTTTGTACCCACGGCTCCTTCCAGAACTGATGGCACAGGGGAACTGCCCACCAGCCACCTAAATTATCCACTGTATGATTCAGTGATGTCTTTCTACAATACTTGTTATTTCATCCTGATGCCTGCCCTTTCAGTCATGGCCCCACCCACGTACCCCAACaaggacaaggaggaggagggctcCTGA